GCATGCGCCATGCTGGATCGCATCGACGCCGCCACGGAAACGGTCAAAAGGCTCACCACCGAGATCGACCGCCGCCTCGAGCCCTACCGGCGCCAGGTGGAGCTGCTGGTGACCATCCCGGGAATCAGCCTCACCGCCGCCCAGGTGGTGGTGGCCGAGATCGGCGTCGACATGCAGCGGTTCCCGACCGCCGCTCACCTCGCCTCCTGGGCCGGAGTCTGCCCAGGCAACCATGAGTCCGCGGGCAGAGTCACCTGCGGCCGAACCCGCCATGGCGACGTCTGGCTCAAGGGAGTCCTGGGCAACGCCGCGGCGGCTGCGGCCCGCTCGAAGAACACCTACCTCGCCGCCCAGTTCCGCCGCCTGGTCGGCCACCGGGGCAAGAAGCGCGCGCTCGTCGCTGTCGAGCACTCGATCCTCGTCGCCATCTGGCACATCCTCACCCGAGAGACGCCCTACCAGGACCTCGGCGCCGATCACTTCATCAACCGCATCCGCAAGTCCCGGCAAACCCGCAGGCTCGTCGGTCAACTCACCCAGCTCGGCTACGACGTGAGCCTCGAACCCCGCACCGCGTGAGAGCCAACGGCACGGGGATTTTCAGAGCAGATCGAGGCCAGGGGCGACAGGGGCGGCGATCGGGCAGGATCGCCGTCCCGACGTCACCGCGATGGTTCAGAGGATCCTGATCATGTCCATGCGGACCCCACCCGGGTTGTTCGGGAAGGTGTAGACGGTGTTCTTCTCGATCGGCGTGGCGGGCTGCCACTTTCCGTCCCCGTACCACTGGACGCGGTTGTTGCCGGTCGAGATCCGGTGAAGCCACATATTGGCACCCGTCATGTCCCACGTTCCGGCGTTGGCGAGACACCAGTCGTAGGGGCCACCGGAGTCGGTTGTGTGGACCGTGATCTGCAGGAAGTCGCTAGGGCCGCACGACACCGTATTGATCGCGAACGCGTTCGTAGCTGTGACGGCGGTCAGCGAGGCCGTCAGCGCCAAGGTCGTCGTCGCGGCCAGAGCCGCCCGCTTGGCGATGTGTTTTATGGAAATTCTCCATCTTCCGGAAGTATGGTCATGCCCTTTGCGGCAACTGCGGGTGGTTCAGAGAATCCTGATCCAGGATGCGCTCACCCCGCCGGGGTGGTTCGGCCAGGTCATCACGGTCCACGCATTGATCCCGTCGGCGGGCTGCCACGCTGCGTCCCCGAACCACTGGACGCGGTTGTTGCCGGTCGAGATCCGGGTGATCCACGAGTTGCCGGGCAGGGCGATGGTTCCGGCGTTGGCGAAGCACAGATCGGAGTCGGAGTTGCCGGCCTGGTGGTACGTGACCTGTACGAAGTCACTCCGACCGCAGTCGACCTGATTGATCGCGAACGCGTCGGTCGCGGTGAGGGCGGTCAGTGACGCCGTCACCGCCAGGGTTGTCGTCGCGGCCAGAGCCGCCCGCTTGGCGATGTGTTTCATGGAGATTCTCCACCTTCCGGAAGTCGACAAAAACGAATCGGTCGACTGCTGATACGAACCGGCGACGGACCAGGTTGCCTCGTCGCGGCGGAGCTTTTCCAGTCTGCCCTTTAGGGCAACTTCCATGGCGGAACGGGCATTACTCGGGTTGAACTCGTGATGTCCGCGACCCGGTGACGTTCCTTGATCACTGCAGTACGAGGGGGTCATGCGATACGCGCAAGGGGGCGGGCTGACGCCCGGAGAGCAGGAGAAGCGGGAGCGGCTGCGGCTGGAAGGCCGCCGAGCGATTCGCACGCGGTGAGAGGACTGAGGTCATCGCGCGGGAGTTACGGGTGACCTCGCGTTCGGTGCGGCGCTGGCGGTGTGCGTGGCAGCTGGGCGGTGGGCAGGCGCTGCGTTCGAAGGGCCGGTGTCCGTCGAGCGGCTCAGTGCACGGCAGTGGGAGCGGCTGGAGCGGGAGTTGAAGCGCGGTCCGCTGGCGCATGGCTGGGACGATGAGTTCCAGGGGTGGACGCTGAAGCGGATCAAGCTGCTGATCGGGCGGATGTTCCACGTCGGCTACACGGTCCAGGGTGTGTGGAAGCTGCTGCGCCGGCACGGCTGGTCCGCGCAGGTCCCGCTGCGGCGGGCGATCGAACGCGACGAGGAGGCCATCGAGGTGTGGAAGGCCGAGGTGTGGCCGCTCAGTGGGGACTGGCTCACGCGAGGCCCCGCTGAGGGATCAGACGGTGAGGACGAGCTTGCCTTGAAGGTGACCGCCGTCGAGCATCCGGTGCGCGTCGGCTACGCGCTCGAATGGGAACGTCGCCTGCACGTGGACCCGGAGCTTGCCCTGTTCGACGAGTTCGACGAGACCGCGCAGGGCGACCGGATCGGGATCGACCGCGATGCCGCTGAAACGCATGCCAGCCTTCTGGTAGTTGGCGGCGAGTTCCGCATCGTCCTCGGCGACCGCCGTCACCAGGTGACCACCCGGGCGGAGCACTTCGAGGGAGCGCTCGACGGTATCGCCGCCGATCGTGTCGAGCACGAGGTCGATGTCGCGGACCGCCTCGGTGAAGTCGACCGCCGTGTGGTCGATCACCTCATCGGCGCCACATCCCTCGACGAACTTCCGCTTGCTCCCGCTGGCGGTCGTGATCACGTGCGCGCCGAGCGCCTTCGCAATCTGGATCGCGACATGGCCG
The genomic region above belongs to Streptomyces sp. CG1 and contains:
- a CDS encoding beta/gamma crystallin domain-containing protein; translation: MALTASLTAVTATNAFAINTVSCGPSDFLQITVHTTDSGGPYDWCLANAGTWDMTGANMWLHRISTGNNRVQWYGDGKWQPATPIEKNTVYTFPNNPGGVRMDMIRIL
- a CDS encoding beta/gamma crystallin domain-containing protein, encoding MKHIAKRAALAATTTLAVTASLTALTATDAFAINQVDCGRSDFVQVTYHQAGNSDSDLCFANAGTIALPGNSWITRISTGNNRVQWFGDAAWQPADGINAWTVMTWPNHPGGVSASWIRIL
- a CDS encoding NADP-dependent oxidoreductase — protein: MRVITQQALGGPEVLTIVDAPEPQPLPTEVLVRVKAIGLNPLEARLRAGEFPLIGRPPFILGWDISGVVDQAPQTWRFRPGDEVFGMPLFPRAASAYAEVVSAPALHLARKPASLSHVEASALPVVGLTAWQGLVDLGDVTEGDRVLVHGGGGGVGHVAIQIAKALGAHVITTASGSKRKFVEGCGADEVIDHTAVDFTEAVRDIDLVLDTIGGDTVERSLEVLRPGGHLVTAVAEDDAELAANYQKAGMRFSGIAVDPDPVALRGLVELVEQGKLRVHVQATFPFERVADAHRMLDGGHLQGKLVLTV